The genomic stretch GTCGGGCTGCGTGAGCGGCCGCGCCGCATACAGCTCGCGGTAATGGGGGTCGGCGGGGCCTGGGATGGCTCCCGGCGTGGCCGATGCCGGGGCGTGGCGGTAGTAGGTGAGGGCGACGTCGGCGCCGAACGAGCCCGTGTCGGTGCCGGACAATTTCAGTACGGCGATGTCGCCGGTCAGCCGCCAGCGCAGGCAGAACCAGCTGCCGAGCGGCACCTGCGCGAAGTGCAGGGCGGGCCCCGCCGGCTGGTGGGCCACTCCGGCGGCGCACTGTTCGGGGGTGATGGGCCCCGAGCCCGCGACGTAGGCGTCGGTGGCGTCCTGGAGCTCGAAGGCGCCCTTGCTGTCGCCCCCCGAGTCGGTGCCCAGCATCCAGTAGCGGCTACCCGTGACCACCTGGCCGGTCATCAGGTCGATGAAGGAGTCGTGGTCCTTGAGCGAGACCGGACGGTTCTCGAACACCGTCTGGTAGCCGGGCCCGCCCGCGGACGCGTCACCAGCCGAAGCCGATGCGGAGGCCCGGGCACTTGCCGCCGGGGAACCCGTGGAGGTGGACGTCGGGCCGGCGGACCCGGTCCCGGAGACGCTCGGGGCGGGTGGCGGGGCATCGAGGGTGGAGCCGCCGCGGTTGGTGGTGAGGACGAGGACGACGGCCAGGGCCAGGGCCAGGATCAGCGGGACGGTGCTGACCTTGAGCCGGACGACGGTGCGCTTGCGTGCCGCCTGGGCCAGGACCTCGCTCAGGCCGGTCTCACGGCGTGCGATCCGTGCGGCGAGGGCGGCCGGCAGCCAGTCGCTGTGCGGCTGGCCGTCCGCGCAGGCGGCGATGATCTGCTTGGGTGTCGGCCGCCGGCCGGGGTCCTTGTCGAGGCAGCGCGTGATCAGGTCACGCAGCCGGTCGTCGCCGACCGCCAGCGCGGCGGGATCGGGTGCGTCGTTCGTGATCCGGGCGGCCACCTCCCCGGCGCTGCCCTCGCCGAACGGGGTCAGTCCCGTTGCCGCGTAGGCCAGCAGGCAGCCCAGCGAGAACACGTCGCACGGCGGACCGAGCGGGCGGCCCTCGACTTGTTCGGGTGACATGTAGGGGACCGTGCCCAGCCAGACGCCCGCGCTGGTGAGCTGGGTGTGGTCGGCGGCGCGGGCCACACCGAAGTCGATCACCTTGGGGCCGTCGCCATCGAGCAGGATGTTCGACGGCTTCAGGTCGCGGTGCAGGACGCCCACGCCATGGATGGCGACCAGCGCCTCCGCGATGCCGGCGGCCAGCGCCCGTACGACCGCAGGTGCAAGCGGCCCGTCCGCCCGCACCGCCTCGGCCAGCGACGGACCGGAGATGTAGGTGGTGGCCAGCCATGGCCGCTCCGCGTCGGCGTCGGCGTCGACCACGGCCGGGGTGTAGGGGCCCTGGACCCGGCGTGCGGTGGCGATCTCAGCGGCGAACCGGCGCCGGAAGGTCGCGTCCTGGGCGAACTCGCCCCGGATCACCTTCACCGCCACCAGCCGCCCGCTCGCCGACACCCCAAAAAACACCTGCCCCATCGCTCCCGTTCCCAGCCGCCCCAGCAGCCGGAAGCCCCCGATGCGCTTCGGATCTTCCTTCCGCAGTGGCTCGACGACGGGAAAGTCCGCTCCGGTGGGCTGCTGGCCGGAGGTGTCGCGCCGGGGGATGGGGGAGGGCGTAGCGGAGGGCTGGGCGGCGAGGTCGGGGCGAGATCCAGGCTGAAGGCGGGCGCCGGGTTCAGAGGCATTGGGATGGAGGCGGGAGCCGTCGGCGGCCGCGAGGTCTGTGTGGGGTAGGTGCGGCGCCGGCGTGCGGGGGCCTGCGCTGTCGCTGGCATCTGCGGCGCCGGTGTCCGCCAGGGCGTCCAGCCGCTCCTGGACGGCGGGCAGATGACGCGGGTCGAGGCCGGGAACCTGGCGCAGCAGGGCCGTCAGAGCCTCCCCGAGCGCGCGGGCCTCAGCCGGATCGTCCACCCGCTCCCAGCACCAGTGGGCGCCGCGCGCCGCATCGGCCGCTTCCGAGTCGTAGGCCGGCCCCACGGCCAGTCGGCGCCCCGCTGCGGTCAACCACCACCGCGTCGCTTCCTCCATGTCACCGGCAGCACGCGCGATGTCCGCTCGTATCTCGGCCCATCCCGCTGCCTCGGTGCTGTCCGTCCCGTACGTGCGGACGGCGTGTTGTTCCCACGTCTCAGTCGCCTCGGCAGCCCGCTCAAACTCCCCCGCCTGCACCAACTGTCGTATCGCCGGCCGCGGATCGGCCTGCGACTCTTCCGGCCGCGGGGCAGCTTCGGCAGCGGCGTCGGCCTCGGGGCCCGCGCCCATCGCGGGCGGGAGGTCTGCCGTGTGCCCAAGCAGGGCCTGCGCGGCTGGGATACCGTCCTGAGATTCGACGGGGTCCTCGACCAGTTCGGGGTGCGTGGCCCGCAGGCGCGCGTCGAGTTCCTCCCAGCGTGCACGCCAGGCGTCCACATCTCCGCCCAAGGCGGCCGCCAGGGCCAGCGTCACATCGAGCGTCGGCAGTCGGCGCCCCGCCGCCGCGTCCGACAGCGCCGACGGCGAGTAACGTGCCCGCCGCGCCAGCTCCCGGTACGTCGGTGCCCCGGCCGCGGCTCGCAGATCACGCAGATCCTGGGCGAAGCCGTGCAGGGGACCGTCAGGGACCGGCGACTCCCGTCTGCCCACGCTCCTACCCCCGTCCCTCGACGACATGGGCCCCAACCGGCGTGTACCCGGGATTCTTCGCTCTGCCTGCCCCGCCGTCAATCACAACCAAACGCCAACCACCGCCCCTTCACATCCAGTTGACGATCGTGAGGCCGCTTGGCGGGCGTCAGACGGCGTCCCGTCGCCCGCCCCGTGCGCCGTCGTCCGCGGTGGCCCTGGCTGGTCCGGCTCGCTCCGCGTCAACCCTTGGTCACCGGCGTTCGGGCAGCATGCCCG from Streptomyces roseochromogenus subsp. oscitans DS 12.976 encodes the following:
- a CDS encoding protein kinase domain-containing protein yields the protein MGRRESPVPDGPLHGFAQDLRDLRAAAGAPTYRELARRARYSPSALSDAAAGRRLPTLDVTLALAAALGGDVDAWRARWEELDARLRATHPELVEDPVESQDGIPAAQALLGHTADLPPAMGAGPEADAAAEAAPRPEESQADPRPAIRQLVQAGEFERAAEATETWEQHAVRTYGTDSTEAAGWAEIRADIARAAGDMEEATRWWLTAAGRRLAVGPAYDSEAADAARGAHWCWERVDDPAEARALGEALTALLRQVPGLDPRHLPAVQERLDALADTGAADASDSAGPRTPAPHLPHTDLAAADGSRLHPNASEPGARLQPGSRPDLAAQPSATPSPIPRRDTSGQQPTGADFPVVEPLRKEDPKRIGGFRLLGRLGTGAMGQVFFGVSASGRLVAVKVIRGEFAQDATFRRRFAAEIATARRVQGPYTPAVVDADADAERPWLATTYISGPSLAEAVRADGPLAPAVVRALAAGIAEALVAIHGVGVLHRDLKPSNILLDGDGPKVIDFGVARAADHTQLTSAGVWLGTVPYMSPEQVEGRPLGPPCDVFSLGCLLAYAATGLTPFGEGSAGEVAARITNDAPDPAALAVGDDRLRDLITRCLDKDPGRRPTPKQIIAACADGQPHSDWLPAALAARIARRETGLSEVLAQAARKRTVVRLKVSTVPLILALALAVVLVLTTNRGGSTLDAPPPAPSVSGTGSAGPTSTSTGSPAASARASASASAGDASAGGPGYQTVFENRPVSLKDHDSFIDLMTGQVVTGSRYWMLGTDSGGDSKGAFELQDATDAYVAGSGPITPEQCAAGVAHQPAGPALHFAQVPLGSWFCLRWRLTGDIAVLKLSGTDTGSFGADVALTYYRHAPASATPGAIPGPADPHYRELYAARPLTQPDADTSFELTGGRLASAGAWLLSTDAGGDSKGAFEPQGTSDAYISGTAPLTPARCALGVAQQPVTKVHFPQVPAGTWFCVRSKDTGDIAVIEVLNTDDHDWTTTIAITAYKPATGGGS